TGTAAAGTTggaaataaattttgttaatttgggCTAGGTCATAATTCCTATGTTTATTTGAGTGAATTTATTGTGGGAAAGTGGAGTTGGGTTGCATAAGAATGAGTTTAGACATTGGGTGGGAGAAGGTCTTCCggatttttgttttcatgtttgGGTTGGAAGGTTAGTTTTAGTGGTCCATAAAGTTATGTGATCCCCAGTTCTACTAGTGGAAGCAAAGCTTAAATTTCTTATAAAGTTTTAGACAATACTGAAGGTGTTGATGGTTCTAATATAGTTATATAGCTTTTGAAGATTTCTAacacatttaaatttttttggctaaatcaTGAAGCATGCAAGAAGATGGCATCTTCGAAAATAACCAACTTGATGACAACCGATGCCGAGGTACTTAATGTCTGCTTTCTCTTTACCATTTCAGTTACGCGTATACAACTTACTTCTTAATTAATTGGTGCTTTGTGAGATCCAAttcagtttttatatatatatatatatataaatatttgtacAGTGACTGGGTTCTGTACCCATTGTGCATATCTACATAAACAAAATTGTTAAGTCTATGTAAAGGTGTGCATGTCAACTCCATATATGTGTTCATATGTCACCAGGACAATGAATAGAGTTAGATTGAGTTGTCAGATCACAGAATTATGGTTTGACACTCTTTGACATGAAAGTCATTCTGTGCGTCTGGTATTGTTGTAGCTTAACCTGAACAAATGTCCTTTGCTTTCACTCTTTTAATTGCTTACATGTATATATTAAACTAATTGCTAGGAGCATGGGATGTTAAAAAGCTAACAACACGTGGACAAATAGAGTACTAATTTAGCATATCTATTGTGTTCAGCTTATGTTTGAATAAATAGAGTACTAATTCAATCTGATAAGTATATCATTCATGCCAATTATCCCCTCTTCCCTCTCACTTTTCCTACAACATTTTATAACTTGTTACTTAGCATCTAATCATCTTGATATTCTGATATATGTGTAGTTTTCACGTGTTATGTCATTGTATCAGTGTTGTAAGCCACATGTAGCACTTAACAATTCTTCCAATGTAAAAGCCACCAGAAAATTTCTCATATATCCGAGGATATTTTTTCCAATGTCAAGGATACTTCACATAGTACCCATTTTAGAGActaattttccttttgttacCTGAGCTGTTCCGCCAGCTTTGGCACCTATATGTCCATAGTTGGAGACATTAAATTTGACAATGCTGGAgcctaaaattatttttgttaccTGAGCTGTTTGGCCAGTTTGACACCTATTTCTCCTTAGTCGGAGGCATTAAATTTTGTTGATGTTGGAACCTTTGCAGAGGAGCTGTGGTCAATTTTCATCATCTTTTCCAGAACAAGAACTGCTACTACTTATCAGCAATACAGGAGGTGCTCCCTTTCTGTGGAAAGCTAGATGGAAGTATCCTAGAATGGCTGTTGAAGCCAGATGTTTACTGGTCTCTTTGCAAGAGATATGGAATCAGCAAGAGTGGTCATTAGTAGAAGATTGCTCATAGTACAAGAATCACAATGGAGGGAATTTAAAATGGATTCCAATGAAATTGTTTCATCGAAATTGTCAGTTCTCTCGTtctcatcttcttttcttttaatttttctcttctAAGAAAACCTATTATGAATCCTTTCCTTTTGGTTCTAACATTTTAGTTCGCATACTCTTTACTAAATTTGTTGTTCAtatactatttacatatttcgGTTATTCTTCAACATAGAATGGTCCAAGATTTGCCCTGTTCCAAATATTTAGATTAACTTTTGATTCCTATTCTATGCTCAAAATAATCTAAAATTGGTATTTTTGTCAAATGTCCTTTTCTCCAACATTTTAATTTGGAATcaagtagggtttttttttttttttttttttttttttaccacttgcCATATTTCTTATTCACTTATTTTATAGCGAGACCCCTTCActtttagtttcaaatttgtatTGCCATTTAGAGCAACATATTTTACTGAATAGCATAtgtagattttcaaatttttgactTGTTAGTTTTCTAATAATTAGGGCTCATTATTTGTACAAAGTTTAAAAAGATAATATTGCCTTCATTGTTAGGTGTATTTGAATCTTAAGGgaaaaaatgttgaatttatgACTATGATTTCTATAAGTCATAGTTAGCAGCACTTGGCAATTCTTTTGATGTAACTACCACcggtaatttcttttttattagcGAATACTTTTCCAATGTCAAGGATGCTTCACGATTGTTTGAGGCTGGGGTAACTTTTTATCTCTTCAAGAATAGAAGTTCAGGAGCAAGAGTGCTACTACCTACCAGCAAAGCAGGTGGCACAATCACTTTCCATGGAAAGCTAAATGAAGAACTGAAGCTTGAATTGGTTTCAAATTTCCAATCTAATTGTTTCATTGAAAT
The Quercus lobata isolate SW786 chromosome 10, ValleyOak3.0 Primary Assembly, whole genome shotgun sequence DNA segment above includes these coding regions:
- the LOC115962805 gene encoding uncharacterized protein LOC115962805; this translates as MFTGLFARDMESARVVISRRLLIVQESQWREFKMDSNEIVSSKFEYFSNVKDASRLFEAGVTFYLFKNRSSGARVLLPTSKAGGTITFHGKLNEELKLELVSNFQSNCFIEIYFGHPSYPNYYSCTSAQSGSRFTLFQISR